A stretch of the Haloplanus aerogenes genome encodes the following:
- a CDS encoding S8 family serine peptidase encodes MGSEAPNTSGTNSGDAGDEVSVDSDDSSSRLGTTRRGLLIGLTTGTGALGLGAAATARGPPSHAGNNEGVGNDRAAGNNDRVGQGRGPPDQVIVGTKTKAAADEAARQAREVRHRFDFGDKGKAVAGRFPEQARKGLEKRPDVRYVEPDATFEAIAETLPWGVDRIDADVVHDNGTTGDGAHVAIIDTGIDSDHPDLDDNLGSGKAYVEAGMNADGSSCSGNGNTYHEPWDDDNDHGTHCAGTAAGVDNSEGVVGVAPGVTLHAVKALGCDGMGYLSDIAAGVEYTANQGWDVASMSLGSSSDYSTLKDACQYAADQGVLVVAAAGNDGPCSDCVSYPAKYSSVVAVSATDSSDDLASFSSTGPEIDIAAPGSSIRSTIPGGYAYYSGTSMACPHVSGVGGLLMANGYTGSEARAALQNNTEDIGLSGSDSGSGLLDAEATVGTTVPSAPTNLTRLSTTDSTADLTWDAPTDDGTGVTHYNVYLDGSKETEASSTSATVSGLSSGTSYEFSVTAVDSSGTESAHSLSITVSILANPTVDTTAAGDATFSGGNGDYTIEAGGMDVWKYDDDYAAVYEESVSGDVVAQVTVESQENTWLWAKAGIMVANDITADGSSKGDLILATTPENGYALQWDNDGDGFIESSTNIDSTSYPAELRLTKSGSEFSGEYSTDGGSTWTTIDTVSIPEAQTTQDIGPFVRGSYSTDTKGTVEFSGFDVAVQSLNRPTVDTTAAGDATFSGGNGDYTIEAGGMDVWKYDDDYAAVYEESVSGDVVAQVTVESQENTWLWAKAGIMVANDITADGSSKGDLILATTPENGYALQWDNDGDGFIESSTNIDSTMYPAELRLTKSGSEFTGEYSIDGGATWTTVDTVSIPDAQATQDVGVFVRGSYSTDTKGTVEFSGFDLS; translated from the coding sequence ATGGGATCAGAGGCACCCAATACATCGGGCACGAATTCTGGCGACGCAGGCGACGAGGTGTCGGTCGATTCTGACGACAGCTCGTCGCGTCTCGGAACGACGCGGCGCGGACTACTCATCGGACTCACGACCGGCACCGGCGCGCTCGGGCTCGGCGCCGCGGCGACGGCACGCGGACCGCCGTCGCACGCCGGCAACAACGAGGGCGTCGGGAACGACCGCGCCGCGGGCAACAACGACCGCGTCGGCCAGGGCCGCGGGCCGCCGGATCAGGTCATCGTCGGGACGAAGACGAAGGCCGCGGCCGACGAAGCGGCACGGCAGGCACGGGAGGTCCGCCACCGGTTCGACTTCGGCGACAAGGGCAAGGCTGTCGCGGGCCGGTTCCCCGAGCAAGCACGGAAGGGCCTCGAAAAGCGACCGGACGTCCGCTACGTCGAACCCGACGCGACGTTCGAGGCCATCGCCGAGACGCTCCCCTGGGGCGTCGACCGCATCGACGCGGATGTCGTCCACGATAACGGCACCACCGGCGACGGCGCGCACGTCGCGATCATCGATACGGGCATCGACAGCGACCACCCCGACCTCGACGACAACCTCGGGTCGGGCAAGGCGTACGTGGAGGCCGGCATGAACGCCGACGGGAGTAGCTGTAGCGGCAACGGCAACACGTACCACGAACCCTGGGACGACGACAACGACCACGGCACCCACTGCGCGGGCACCGCTGCCGGCGTCGACAACAGCGAGGGCGTCGTTGGCGTCGCGCCGGGCGTGACACTCCACGCGGTCAAGGCCCTCGGCTGCGACGGGATGGGCTATCTCTCCGACATCGCCGCCGGCGTCGAATATACGGCGAATCAGGGCTGGGACGTAGCGAGCATGAGTCTCGGCTCCTCGTCGGACTACTCGACGCTCAAGGACGCGTGTCAGTACGCCGCGGATCAGGGCGTGCTGGTCGTCGCTGCCGCGGGTAACGACGGCCCCTGTTCGGACTGTGTGTCCTACCCTGCGAAGTACAGTTCGGTCGTCGCCGTGAGCGCGACCGACAGTTCGGACGATCTGGCGTCCTTTTCGTCGACCGGGCCGGAGATCGACATCGCGGCGCCCGGCTCGTCAATCCGATCGACGATTCCGGGCGGCTACGCGTACTACTCCGGGACGTCGATGGCGTGTCCGCACGTGAGTGGGGTCGGTGGACTGCTGATGGCGAACGGATATACTGGTTCAGAGGCACGGGCGGCGTTGCAGAATAATACGGAAGACATCGGACTGTCGGGATCGGATAGTGGGAGTGGGTTGCTGGATGCAGAAGCAACTGTCGGGACGACCGTCCCTTCAGCACCGACGAATCTGACACGACTCAGTACGACTGATTCAACGGCTGATCTGACTTGGGACGCACCCACCGACGATGGGACTGGCGTGACTCACTACAACGTATACCTTGACGGCTCGAAGGAGACTGAAGCGAGCAGTACGTCAGCCACCGTAAGTGGATTATCAAGTGGGACGTCGTACGAGTTCTCCGTGACTGCTGTCGATAGCTCAGGGACTGAATCCGCTCACAGTTTGTCAATCACCGTTTCTATCTTGGCCAATCCTACAGTGGATACGACAGCGGCTGGAGATGCGACGTTCTCTGGCGGGAATGGTGACTACACGATTGAGGCAGGTGGGATGGATGTCTGGAAGTACGACGACGATTATGCGGCAGTGTATGAAGAGAGTGTGTCCGGGGACGTGGTCGCACAGGTCACTGTCGAGAGTCAGGAGAATACGTGGCTGTGGGCTAAAGCTGGAATAATGGTAGCAAACGATATCACGGCTGATGGCTCTTCGAAAGGTGATCTCATTCTCGCAACAACGCCGGAGAATGGCTATGCACTCCAATGGGACAATGACGGTGATGGGTTCATTGAAAGTAGTACGAATATTGATTCCACCTCCTACCCTGCAGAATTACGGCTCACCAAGTCTGGATCTGAGTTCTCTGGAGAATACTCGACCGATGGCGGGTCTACTTGGACGACTATCGATACAGTTTCCATTCCTGAGGCACAGACGACACAGGATATTGGACCATTTGTCCGTGGTAGCTATTCCACCGATACGAAAGGTACTGTTGAGTTTAGTGGCTTCGATGTGGCAGTACAGTCACTCAATCGTCCCACAGTAGACACGACGGCGGCTGGAGATGCGACGTTCTCTGGCGGGAATGGTGACTACACGATTGAGGCAGGTGGGATGGATGTCTGGAAGTACGACGACGATTATGCGGCAGTGTATGAAGAGAGTGTGTCCGGGGACGTGGTCGCACAGGTCACTGTCGAGAGTCAGGAGAATACGTGGCTGTGGGCTAAAGCTGGAATAATGGTAGCAAACGATATCACGGCTGATGGCTCTTCGAAAGGTGATCTCATTCTCGCAACAACGCCGGAGAATGGCTATGCACTCCAATGGGACAATGACGGTGATGGGTTCATTGAAAGTAGTACGAATATTGACTCAACCATGTATCCCGCGGAGCTCAGACTGACTAAATCTGGATCCGAATTCACCGGGGAGTACTCGATTGATGGTGGCGCTACTTGGACGACAGTCGATACGGTATCGATCCCTGATGCGCAGGCAACACAAGACGTTGGTGTCTTCGTTCGAGGGAGTTATTCCACAGATACGAAAGGCACTGTTGAGTTCAGTGGCTTCGATTTAAGCTAA
- a CDS encoding type IV secretory system conjugative DNA transfer family protein gives MPAADQSPDVDRSSLPVPTDPTRTYLRVRPTDEPLSPEVVQTHFRQLHQLEADASSTFFGRLLNNQPPPTIECLLISTGEATCSVEYLFGLTDTEAFDAFERILRGLFPDTYELERIRRAPDLDLLSQSADEQIAAVEFYGQVTRRRDWQTRLTPFSDFQAADSGRVPLAAVVEVMSTADCPMVYQALLQPHPDWSPHAATRSAAIAAKQDTLSDQVATAIYGSSTDHDQHLAPADESRLDEIALRDTRHSFTVNARVIAIADAETSADQAERAVSELAATFAGVSHTCYEITGLHRNGRAENLSHEIRSRTIHPPSYTGLRAYLPWTRNRSRGIVADTAEAPNFCLLGGDVLTAAGARALAPTPGERTALPRPPFEQLTHYRGKGLLLGTPLTQDGTPAADPLVLPPALQPLHVAWFGKTGSGKSTSLVNAILTNHTATAGADILIDPKGDGMATEYLRAHYARYGTLDNVLYFDCATVLPAFGFFDIRDELAAGVPRQTAVEDTVDHYLEILTQIMGRERFEQAVRSPDVIRYLVKAMFDPVSGYEAFSHRDLHTAVRTMHERQTAPVVADSDLERMLAGVVANRARSFDEIMQGVANRIEKIPVDQRLARIFNHVPEGDDPHFDLADYLNEDVVIVFDTGSLRTEAQRVLTLVILSNLWTALRRRTRRSEGTQPLVNLYIEEAASIAVSALLKQLLAQSRGFDCSITLSMQFPAQLRSYGSDLYEEVLNNISTFLTGNVPIDPRLAERLATTDMSPQLVGNRLRALRRGQWFVSLPAGFDSPEPRPFLLRSAPLPPGDPAGDRPLSPAEQQAFDETLVAARERTMVTAGLTLGEPTVAQRDEAETDEEVEPPALRVDSALPHTKRLPPTVQYVASLHALRCATCQNRYDPDITGMKRAIACCSSLAETDRDDIPVCDLNLKLTAEERVVSDWSDRQLLFLQAVYNAQQLRYDPLEYDLLYDSMIRLQEYVGIDAAAVQDLVDADVLRHDTDHPHRLYTVTPDGRQLIGESYRQGVDYGHGAGDLEESSQHVFAVEVARQYLEQEYVADPDSRVDTVIPYYDLDDQHRLDVAGLDAEGDIVVAVEAERVNHDVLRAVPEDFDKIASCDVEEAIWVVMTQSAGHDVLQALNNPPDGEPRVTKTYAGTTPPQQFRIQTPGLTAMYPAEWLRDRLEES, from the coding sequence ATGCCGGCCGCCGACCAGTCTCCGGATGTTGATCGATCGTCCCTGCCGGTTCCTACCGACCCGACACGAACCTACCTTCGTGTTCGCCCAACGGACGAACCACTCTCGCCCGAAGTCGTGCAGACACATTTCCGCCAACTGCACCAACTTGAGGCAGATGCTTCATCGACGTTCTTCGGCCGGCTGCTGAACAACCAGCCACCACCAACGATCGAGTGCCTGCTTATTTCCACAGGTGAGGCTACTTGCTCCGTCGAGTATCTGTTCGGACTAACTGATACCGAGGCGTTCGACGCCTTCGAACGCATTCTCCGCGGATTGTTTCCTGACACGTACGAACTTGAGCGAATTCGGCGCGCTCCCGACCTGGATCTCCTCTCGCAATCGGCTGATGAACAGATTGCAGCCGTTGAATTCTACGGGCAGGTCACTCGGCGGCGTGATTGGCAGACACGCCTCACTCCATTCAGCGACTTTCAGGCTGCCGATAGCGGGCGCGTCCCGCTGGCCGCTGTCGTTGAGGTCATGTCGACTGCTGATTGTCCGATGGTGTACCAGGCACTGCTCCAGCCTCATCCAGATTGGTCACCGCACGCAGCGACTCGAAGTGCCGCGATAGCCGCGAAGCAGGACACACTCAGCGATCAGGTGGCAACGGCCATCTATGGCTCCTCGACGGATCACGACCAGCACCTCGCTCCGGCAGATGAGTCTCGACTCGACGAGATTGCGCTTCGTGATACACGCCACTCGTTCACCGTGAATGCCCGCGTCATAGCGATTGCTGACGCCGAAACATCCGCTGATCAGGCTGAGCGAGCGGTCAGCGAACTCGCCGCTACCTTCGCTGGCGTCAGTCATACCTGCTACGAGATCACGGGACTGCACCGTAACGGGAGAGCAGAAAATCTCTCGCACGAGATCCGTTCACGAACGATTCATCCGCCGTCCTACACCGGACTCCGGGCATATCTTCCGTGGACGAGAAACCGCAGTCGAGGGATCGTCGCAGATACTGCGGAAGCGCCGAATTTCTGTCTCCTCGGTGGCGATGTACTCACCGCGGCAGGGGCACGCGCACTCGCTCCCACACCTGGTGAGCGCACAGCACTCCCGCGGCCACCGTTCGAACAGCTCACGCACTATCGTGGTAAGGGGTTGCTCCTTGGGACGCCGCTCACTCAGGACGGCACACCTGCCGCAGACCCGCTGGTACTCCCACCAGCCCTCCAGCCGCTCCATGTCGCGTGGTTTGGCAAGACGGGGTCGGGGAAGTCAACCAGTCTGGTCAACGCCATCCTCACCAATCACACGGCGACTGCAGGTGCGGATATCCTGATCGATCCGAAAGGCGACGGGATGGCCACGGAGTACCTTCGCGCCCACTATGCACGATATGGCACGCTAGACAATGTCCTGTATTTCGACTGTGCGACTGTGTTGCCGGCGTTCGGCTTCTTCGATATTCGTGATGAACTGGCGGCAGGCGTTCCGCGGCAGACGGCGGTCGAGGATACGGTCGATCACTATCTCGAGATCCTCACCCAGATCATGGGGCGGGAGCGCTTCGAGCAGGCCGTGCGGTCGCCGGATGTCATCCGCTATCTCGTGAAGGCGATGTTCGACCCAGTCAGTGGGTACGAGGCCTTCTCACATCGCGATCTCCACACGGCTGTGCGGACGATGCATGAACGCCAGACTGCACCCGTCGTCGCGGATTCGGATCTCGAACGGATGCTGGCTGGTGTGGTCGCCAATCGTGCCCGCTCGTTCGACGAGATCATGCAGGGAGTGGCCAATCGCATCGAGAAAATTCCCGTCGATCAGCGATTGGCCCGTATCTTCAATCACGTGCCTGAGGGTGACGATCCACACTTCGACCTTGCCGACTACCTCAATGAGGATGTCGTGATCGTCTTCGATACGGGGTCCCTCCGCACGGAGGCACAACGGGTGCTGACGCTGGTCATCCTCTCGAACCTGTGGACGGCCCTTCGTCGTCGCACACGGCGTTCGGAGGGGACCCAACCGCTGGTGAATCTCTACATCGAGGAGGCCGCGAGCATCGCTGTCTCGGCATTACTGAAACAACTCCTTGCCCAGTCGCGTGGCTTCGATTGCTCAATCACGCTCTCGATGCAATTTCCCGCACAGTTGCGAAGCTATGGGTCCGATCTCTACGAGGAGGTGTTGAACAATATTTCGACCTTCCTGACGGGAAACGTCCCGATCGATCCTCGGCTGGCCGAGCGCCTGGCCACGACCGATATGAGTCCACAGCTGGTTGGCAATCGTCTTCGGGCGCTCCGCCGCGGGCAGTGGTTCGTCAGCCTGCCAGCCGGCTTCGATAGCCCCGAACCGCGGCCGTTTCTCCTCCGGTCGGCACCACTCCCCCCCGGTGACCCAGCTGGCGACCGGCCGCTCTCACCGGCTGAGCAACAGGCGTTTGACGAGACACTGGTTGCCGCTCGAGAGCGAACGATGGTCACCGCTGGATTGACACTGGGGGAACCGACGGTTGCGCAGCGAGACGAAGCCGAGACCGACGAGGAGGTGGAGCCGCCCGCCCTCCGCGTCGATTCTGCTCTCCCCCACACGAAACGGCTGCCGCCCACGGTGCAGTACGTGGCCTCACTCCACGCGCTTCGCTGTGCGACGTGCCAGAATCGCTACGATCCGGATATCACGGGGATGAAGCGCGCCATAGCGTGCTGTTCGTCATTGGCCGAGACGGATCGCGATGATATTCCGGTCTGTGACTTGAATCTGAAGCTGACTGCTGAGGAACGGGTCGTCTCCGACTGGTCCGACCGCCAGCTGCTCTTCCTTCAAGCCGTCTATAACGCCCAGCAATTGCGGTACGACCCCCTCGAATACGACTTGCTCTACGATTCGATGATCCGACTGCAGGAATACGTCGGCATCGATGCTGCAGCCGTGCAAGACCTCGTCGATGCGGATGTGTTACGCCACGATACGGATCATCCCCATCGGCTCTACACGGTGACACCCGACGGTCGACAGCTTATCGGCGAGAGTTATCGGCAGGGCGTCGATTACGGTCATGGCGCTGGTGATCTCGAAGAATCGAGTCAGCATGTGTTCGCCGTCGAGGTGGCGCGGCAGTATCTCGAACAAGAATATGTCGCAGATCCGGATTCACGCGTTGATACCGTGATTCCGTACTACGATCTCGACGATCAGCATCGACTCGATGTTGCGGGGCTGGACGCCGAGGGTGACATTGTCGTCGCCGTCGAGGCAGAGCGGGTTAATCACGACGTGTTACGCGCAGTCCCCGAAGATTTCGATAAAATCGCTTCCTGTGACGTGGAGGAGGCAATCTGGGTGGTGATGACGCAATCTGCCGGGCATGACGTGTTACAGGCGCTGAACAATCCCCCTGATGGAGAGCCGCGCGTTACGAAGACCTATGCAGGAACCACGCCCCCGCAACAGTTCCGAATCCAGACGCCAGGCTTGACCGCCATGTATCCCGCCGAGTGGTTACGAGACCGGCTGGAAGAGTCATAG
- a CDS encoding DUF4326 domain-containing protein: MSDTHTLPDDPVEAVRARVRGNLHVPETDHGRRIVHEPSGTELVSGRRFEPTKWIDRRSQFGNPFTLTEDGGDVDSRERAIALYKGWFRGQLAENSDFAHAVHDLYGERLGCWCLPRKCHGEVILEHLATAYGSQ, from the coding sequence ATGAGTGATACACACACTCTACCTGACGATCCCGTCGAAGCGGTTCGCGCTCGGGTGCGTGGTAACCTCCATGTCCCCGAGACAGATCACGGCCGACGCATCGTTCACGAACCCAGTGGCACCGAACTTGTCTCTGGTCGACGATTCGAACCGACGAAGTGGATCGATCGACGCTCACAGTTCGGTAATCCCTTCACACTTACCGAGGATGGAGGCGACGTTGACTCGCGTGAACGGGCGATCGCACTCTACAAAGGCTGGTTTCGAGGACAGCTTGCCGAGAACAGTGACTTTGCCCACGCGGTCCACGACCTCTACGGCGAGCGGTTGGGCTGTTGGTGTCTCCCGAGGAAATGCCACGGCGAGGTGATTCTCGAGCATCTCGCGACAGCGTATGGTTCACAGTAG
- a CDS encoding DNA-binding protein yields the protein MSTKTPFGEEVSGAEQEPNKHEERWSVEESPDLRPSVEQEIQATVDTNHPDATPSGLTLAEEERWNAWEWEIERTRARFDRRQDSDREARSRRAATQMSSEWQRTFAKRRASVDPWADPDRIDPREQLSRAELGAVNREAMRLAEQLPRWSRSKLSRRLAERVVDGNDVASAVIGVFEELRWAPGQVIPIAAVGEVSRREVDICGEIAVLWEPSHPAIAQVGLIEDETGQTRFTAWKRSGVPSVREGEQVVFRTVATNWYQGRVSVALTGRSTIAFPERERWWAE from the coding sequence ATGTCAACTAAGACCCCATTCGGAGAAGAAGTTTCGGGAGCGGAACAGGAACCGAACAAACACGAAGAGCGCTGGAGCGTCGAGGAAAGTCCCGACCTGCGACCCTCGGTCGAACAGGAAATTCAGGCGACGGTGGATACGAATCACCCGGATGCAACCCCAAGTGGGTTAACACTCGCGGAAGAAGAGCGGTGGAATGCCTGGGAGTGGGAGATCGAGCGAACGCGGGCACGATTCGACCGACGACAGGACTCGGATCGAGAAGCGCGGTCACGGCGGGCGGCAACCCAGATGAGCAGTGAGTGGCAGCGAACGTTCGCCAAGCGGCGGGCAAGCGTCGATCCGTGGGCCGATCCAGACAGAATCGATCCTCGAGAGCAGTTATCCCGTGCAGAACTGGGCGCGGTGAACCGGGAAGCAATGCGATTGGCTGAGCAATTGCCGCGGTGGTCGCGGTCGAAGCTCAGTCGGCGGCTGGCTGAGCGGGTCGTCGACGGGAACGATGTGGCGAGTGCAGTCATCGGGGTATTTGAGGAATTACGGTGGGCGCCCGGACAGGTGATTCCGATTGCAGCGGTCGGAGAGGTGTCTCGGCGCGAGGTCGATATCTGCGGAGAGATCGCCGTGCTGTGGGAACCGTCGCATCCAGCTATCGCGCAAGTGGGGCTGATCGAAGACGAAACGGGACAAACGCGGTTCACAGCGTGGAAGCGATCCGGAGTGCCATCGGTCAGGGAGGGCGAACAAGTGGTGTTCCGAACCGTCGCGACGAACTGGTATCAGGGACGCGTCTCAGTGGCGCTGACGGGGCGCTCAACAATCGCGTTCCCCGAGCGCGAGCGCTGGTGGGCGGAGTAG
- a CDS encoding SWIM zinc finger family protein, giving the protein MADPHPLTQLDVSTRVLKRAQYEAFEFTLEPDGVRVRNGSYADPENHEYLVRVADGLPISCTCPADARFAGACKHRLAVAIRRPILTAALNDAGRSRDDSKTDRTVDTEKSVTPTSGADT; this is encoded by the coding sequence ATGGCCGACCCACACCCACTCACCCAGTTAGATGTATCGACGCGCGTCCTGAAGCGGGCGCAGTACGAAGCCTTCGAGTTCACACTTGAGCCTGACGGAGTGCGCGTCAGAAACGGGAGCTACGCCGATCCCGAGAATCACGAATATCTCGTGCGTGTTGCCGACGGGCTGCCAATCTCGTGTACGTGTCCAGCCGATGCGCGCTTTGCAGGGGCCTGCAAACATCGGCTCGCCGTGGCGATCCGACGCCCAATTCTCACCGCAGCACTGAATGACGCTGGCAGGTCTCGCGATGACAGCAAGACTGACCGGACAGTTGACACGGAGAAGTCCGTCACACCAACCAGCGGAGCAGATACGTAG